The following proteins come from a genomic window of Burkholderiales bacterium:
- a CDS encoding CHASE2 domain-containing protein: MTTVFISYRREDSADAAGRLRDRLAREFGAERVFFDVSNIASGERFARVIADKLASCDAVLVVIGKSWLVCSDAQGQRRIDAPDDWVRREIAAALDRERIETIPILIDEARMPRAADLPPDIARLAEHNAHQLRHTRYDDDIGLLIERLRAPGDRATSLWARLREVLLGRAAAASALAIAFLMLLFAWMRVFDFFALDTRIESYTMWLGEQFAPVTLSPHIAIVAITENTERALDKRFDRSWRGEHARLLRNLAGAKAVAFDLEFREISDFDAEFIAAVESAKRSGTAVFFGARSQANWETSAVDGAASAVGHLCIGKRVGYASLAPLAVERDNRILSALALHAVYRPLEVGLDYSHSLLKVRGRDALQLLEFSLLEQVRLPHAGCVAIQKGDAVAALMIRLSPLEGLRAPGLRYRYEDVIAQQSSAFLDFAGKIVLVGLQKKGEDKFLVRGGEERFGIELHADVVNNLISGINVRPLGGGGEFALTAAMAAFGAALRVWRPHPALRWRLVLIAAVIALYLALVIYVCQEFHVLLNTVYHVGAFVLAYWTVGRLARRWAA, from the coding sequence ATGACTACGGTCTTCATCAGTTATCGTCGAGAGGACAGCGCCGACGCCGCCGGGCGCTTGCGCGATCGTTTGGCGCGCGAGTTCGGCGCGGAGCGGGTTTTCTTCGACGTGTCGAACATCGCTTCGGGGGAGCGCTTCGCGCGCGTCATCGCGGACAAGCTGGCTTCCTGCGATGCCGTGCTGGTGGTCATCGGCAAGAGCTGGCTGGTCTGCAGCGACGCGCAGGGACAGCGCCGCATCGATGCGCCGGACGATTGGGTCCGGCGCGAGATCGCGGCGGCCCTCGATCGCGAGCGCATCGAAACGATTCCGATATTGATCGATGAAGCACGCATGCCGCGCGCGGCGGATCTGCCGCCCGACATCGCACGCCTTGCCGAGCATAACGCGCATCAACTCCGGCATACGCGTTATGACGACGACATCGGCTTGCTGATCGAGCGCCTGCGCGCTCCTGGTGATCGGGCGACATCGCTGTGGGCGCGGCTGCGTGAAGTTTTGCTGGGCCGGGCTGCCGCCGCAAGCGCGCTCGCCATTGCGTTTCTGATGTTGTTGTTCGCCTGGATGCGCGTGTTCGATTTTTTCGCTCTCGATACCCGGATCGAAAGTTATACGATGTGGCTGGGCGAGCAGTTCGCGCCGGTCACGCTCAGCCCGCACATCGCGATCGTCGCGATTACCGAGAATACCGAACGTGCGCTCGACAAGCGCTTTGATCGAAGCTGGCGCGGCGAACATGCGCGCTTATTGCGTAACCTTGCGGGGGCCAAGGCAGTGGCTTTCGATCTGGAATTCCGGGAGATCAGCGATTTCGACGCGGAATTCATTGCGGCGGTGGAAAGCGCAAAGCGCTCCGGGACTGCGGTATTTTTTGGCGCCAGATCACAGGCGAACTGGGAAACGTCAGCCGTCGATGGCGCCGCCAGCGCGGTCGGACATCTGTGCATCGGCAAGCGTGTCGGCTATGCATCGCTCGCGCCGCTGGCGGTTGAGCGCGACAATCGTATCTTGAGCGCGCTCGCGCTGCACGCGGTCTATCGTCCTCTGGAGGTCGGATTGGATTACAGTCACAGTCTGCTTAAAGTTCGCGGGCGGGACGCTTTGCAACTGCTGGAATTTTCACTGCTCGAACAGGTTAGGCTGCCTCATGCCGGCTGCGTCGCCATTCAGAAGGGCGATGCGGTCGCTGCATTGATGATCAGGCTTTCGCCCCTGGAAGGTCTGCGGGCGCCCGGTTTACGTTATCGCTACGAAGATGTGATCGCCCAACAATCCTCTGCGTTCCTGGACTTCGCCGGCAAGATCGTCCTGGTCGGCTTGCAAAAGAAAGGCGAAGACAAATTTTTAGTGCGCGGCGGCGAAGAGCGTTTCGGCATCGAGTTGCACGCCGATGTCGTCAATAACCTGATCAGCGGAATCAATGTCCGGCCTCTGGGCGGAGGCGGCGAATTTGCGCTGACGGCGGCGATGGCGGCGTTCGGCGCAGCGCTGCGCGTATGGCGGCCCCATCCCGCCTTGCGCTGGCGTCTCGTTCTGATCGCAGCGGTTATTGCGCTGTATCTCGCGCTGGTGATTTACGTCTGTCAGGAGTTTCATGTCCTGCTCAACACGGTCTACCACGTCGGCGCTTTTGTGCTCGCCTACTGGACGGTGGGCCGGCTCGCGCGCAGATGGGCGGCATGA
- a CDS encoding GYD domain-containing protein codes for MATFITLMNFTDQGIRSVKDTVDRFAAFKATTEKLGITVKSVYWTVGHCDLVLTVEGSDEAVTSALLKVGSLGNVRTQTLRAFSADEMKKVIGNMP; via the coding sequence ATGGCAACGTTTATCACTCTTATGAATTTCACCGATCAGGGAATCCGCAGCGTCAAGGACACGGTGGATCGTTTCGCAGCGTTCAAGGCAACGACTGAGAAACTGGGCATAACGGTCAAGAGCGTCTACTGGACGGTGGGGCATTGCGACCTCGTTTTGACTGTCGAAGGGTCCGATGAAGCGGTCACCTCCGCGTTGCTCAAGGTGGGCTCGCTCGGCAATGTGCGAACCCAAACCTTGCGCGCCTTTTCCGCGGATGAGATGAAAAAGGTTATCGGCAATATGCCGTGA